Genomic segment of Mycolicibacterium sarraceniae:
TCATCTGAAGACCCCGCTGACGGAGCTGATCGGGATTGAGCACCCCGTCGTGCAGACGGGTATGGGCTGGGTCGCTGGTGCGCGGCTGGTGTCGGCCACGTCCAATGCCGGCGGCCTGGGCATCCTGGCCTCGGCGACGATGACGATCGACGAGCTGGCGACCGCGATCAAGAAGGTCAAGGCCACCACCGACAAGCCGTTCGGGGTCAACATCCGTGCCGACGGTGCCGATGCCGGTGATCGCGTCGACCTGATGATCCGCGAGGGAGTCAAGGTCGCGTCCTTCGCGCTGGCGCCTAAGCAGGAACTGATCGCGAAGCTCAAAGAAGCCGGCTCGGTGGTGATTCCGTCGGTCGGTGCGGCCAAGCACGCTCGCAAGGTGGCGGGCTGGGGTGCCGACGCTGTGATCGTGCAGGGCGGCGAAGGAGGCGGCCACACCGGTCCGGTGGCGACCACATTGCTGCTGCCCTCGGTCCTCGACGCGGTCGACATCCCGGTGATCGCCGCGGGTGGCTTCTTCGACGGGCGTGGCCTGGCCGCGGCGCTGTCCTACGGCGCCGCGGGCGTCGCGATGGGCACCCGGTTCCTGCTGACCTCTGATTCCACGGTGCCCGAGGACGTCAAGCAGCGCTACCTCAAGGCCGCGCTTGACGGCACCGTCGTATCCACCCGGGTGGACGGCATGCCGCACCGCGTGCTGCGTACCGAACTCGTCGAGAAGCTCGAAAGCGGCTCACCGATCCGTGGTTTCACCGCGGCGGTGCGCAACGCGGCCAAGTTCAAGAAGATGTCGCAGATGACGTGGGCCGGGATGATCCGTGACGGCCTGGCGATGCGCCACGGCAAGGACCTCACCTGGTCGCAGGTGCTGATGGCCGCCAATACCCCGATGCTGCTGAAGGCCGGCCTGGTCGAAGGCAATACCGAAGCGGGCGTGCTGGCCTCGGGACAGGTCGCCGGGATCATCGAAAGCCTGCCGTCCTGCGCCGAGCTGGTGCCAACCATCGTCGCCGACGCCATCACACACCTGCAGGCTGCCGCCGCTTTCGTCGAGTAAAGCTATCTACTTCATTCGACCGTGCCACCTTGATCGGCGACGTCGTCGACTCGCGGCACGCCTCCGACCGCGGCCAACTCCATCGCCGCATCACCCAGACGCCGGCCGGCACTCCCCTGGCCTTCACCGTCAGCGACGAGTTCCAAGGCAGCTATCCGACGGTCGGCGACGCGATAGCCGCTGCCCTCGCAGTGCGGTTGGCACTGGCCCCGGAGATCGATGTGCGGTTCGGCATCGGCTGGGGTGAGGTGACTGTGCTCGACGCCGGTGCCGGCATTCAGGACGGTCCCGGGTGGTGGTCGGCGCGCGAAGCGATCGAGTGGACCGCGGCCGCCCAGCAGCAACCGGCGTTGGCGACCGTGCGCACGGCATACCGCCGCCACGGCGAGACCGGACCGGATCCCGACGCCGTCAACGCCGCCCTGTTATGTCGGGACCACCTGCTTGGATCAATGGATGCCCGGTCCCTGCGACTGCTTCGGGGACTACTCGACCAGAAGACGAAGAAGGAATTGGCGGATACGGAAGGGATCAGCGCCTCGGCGGTGTCGCAGCGGACAGCGCGCGACGGGCTAGATCTTTTGGTGCTCGCCACCCGAGACCTGCGAGCCGTCCGATGAGCGGTGTCGCCGTGTTCCTCATCGCCATCAGCTGTCGTGTGCGCACGCTGAACGAGTCGGCCGCAGGCAGGCCGCACCGCTGGCGGTGCTCATCGTGCTGTCGGGGGTGGGCTCGCCAGTGGCCGGGTTGGTCAAGGCCTGGATGTCCTGGGCTCCGGTGACTGGCCTCACGTCGGCCGATCCGACCCGGATCATGGTGGTGGCAAGCGTGATTCTGCTGCAGGTGGCCACCGCGACCGCGGTGGTGGCAGCCAAAAGCACCATCCGGTTCCCGGAGATCAATGCCCAAAAGGCCTGGGAAAACGGCGGTATCGGTATTGACGATGTCACCGAGTACTTCTTAGTGGGCAGCTTCGCCAGCTGGATCGTCGCGCTCGGCGGGCTGGCGCTCACGATGGCGGGCTAGGTTCGCGATTCGTCGTCGGTGAACGGCGTCGCCGTCATACCTTGTGGATCATGAAAATGAACGCCGCCATCCTGTGGGAGTACGGCCAAGACTGGAGCGTCGAAGAAGTCGAGCTCGATCCGCCGAAGGACGGCGAGGTGCTCGTCTCCTTCGAGGCCACCGGCCTGTGCCATTCCGATCATCACATCCGAGACGGTGACCTGGTGGCGCCGATCCCCCTGATCGGTGGGCACGAGGGTGCCGGCATCGTGCGGGAAGTCGGGCCGGGGGTGCGCGAGCTGCAGGTGGGCGATCACATCGTCGCCGCGTTCCTGCCCGCCTGCGGGCGCTGCCGCTGGTGTGCGACCGGCAAGTCGAACCTGTGTGACATGGGCGCCGAAATCCTGATGGGCCTGCAGCCCGACGGCACGTTCCGCAGGCACGCGCGCGGCCAAGATATCTACGCCGCAATCGGTTTGGGCACCTTTGCCCCCTACGGCACGGTGCCGGAGGCCTCGCTGGTCAAGATCGACGACGATATCCCGCTGACCCGAGCCTGCCTGCTCGGCTGCGGCGTCACCACCGGCTGGGGGTCGGCGGTCAACACGGCCGATGTCCGCCCCGGCGACACCGTGGTGGTGATCGGCTGCGGCGGTATCGGCAGCGGCGCCATCCAAGGGGCCCGACTGGCCGGCGCGGAGAAGATCATCGTGATCGACATCGTGGAGAGCAAGCGGGACAAGGCATTTCTCTTCGGCGCCACCCACTTCGCGACCTCGATCGCCGAAGGCACCGAACTGGTTCGCGAGCTGACCAAAGGGGTGATGGCCGATTCCGCGCTCTTGACCGTCGGGCTCGTCAAAGGCGAGATGATCAACGACGCGTTAGAACTCGTCAGCAAGGGTGGGGCTGTGGTGCTGACCGCACTGGCCGCGATGACCGATGTGACGCCGGTGCTGCCGATGACGATGTTCACGCTTTTCCAGAAGCGTCTGCTCGGCAGCCTGTACGGCCAGGCCAATCCGCGCGCCGACATCCCCAAGCTGCTCAGCCTCTACCGCGAGGGCAAGCTGCTGCTCGATGAGACCGTCACCCACGAGTACAAGCTGGGTGAGATCAACGACGCCTACGTCGATATGCTCGCCGGCCGCAACATCCGCGGCGTGGTCCTGCACGAGCACTGAGGCATCTGCCGCGATTGTGCGGCTTCATACGGCGGTGACGGCGGGCCGCGTATGAAACCGCACAATCGGCGAAAGTTGTTAGAGCCGCATCAGGTCTACATGTGCCGTGGCTGTGCACTTTGAGCAGCGAAAACACCTTCACGGAATCGGCGCGGAGACAGTTTGAAAGCATGACGGCCTCAATGTCTTTGAGTCACGAGTGCCGAAACCATTCCTCTGCGAACGATGGCGCGCGCTGTCTTGGTGGTATGCGAAATCAACCACCCGCGGGACGTCAAGCCTCGTCGTTCACCGCCGGTGCCTTCACGACGGCGATGCGATCTCGGCGGACCGCACCATCGATACGGCTCTGAATCTCGCCCAGTGCAGCCAGGACATCTGCCCGCGTCTTGAGCAATTCCTTGATCTCAGCTTCGGTGCGCTCCTTGATCGACTGTGTGTCGCGCTCTGCGGAGGCGACCATGTTCGCGACCTTGAGGCGGCCCTCCTTCTCAAGGGCGGCAATCTGAACCTCGGCCTGCTCCCACCGCGACTTGATCTGCTCTTCGAGGCGGCTGAGCGCCTCGCGGCGGCGTCGCTCGTCTTCCTCGGCGAGGTGGAGCTGCATCTCGCGGCGCCGACGCTCGGCCTCCTCGATTCCCTCGGCCAGCCGCGCGCGTTCGTCATAGGCGGCCTGCAGCACTTCCTCAGCCTGTGCTTTGGCCTCCAACAGAATCTGTTCCCGGCGGTCGGCGGTGGATGACTGGAGTTCAGCCAGCGCAGCGCTCGCGATGGCTCTGTCCTGACGGGCCGTCTCCAATTCGTCGCGCAACTCGCGGGTGAGCGACTCCGCCTCGTCACGGGCCATCGCCTTGGTTCGGCGAGCCTCGTCGGAGGCGACGCGCATCATCCGGGCGATCCGGTCCGACATGCCCTCAACTGAATCGATTGGCCCAGAAAGCCTTTGGATGTCGTTGCGCAGCTGGTCGATCTCGGCGTTGAGCCGTTCACGATCGGTCTCGGCATAAGTCGCGTTGCGTTCGAGGACGCGGACTTGATCCTCGAGCGATTCGATCTCACTGTGAAGGCGCGCGATGTAGTCGGTCACCTGGGCGCGATCGAACCCACGTATTTGCGCGTCCAGCGCGGGAATTGCTCTCGCCATCTGAGTCTCTCGTAAGCCTTAGTTTGGGATGCGGTTTATCCTACGTCACCGAGCGAGTGATGAGCCGAGTCCATTTCGACCGACGAATGCGCCCCATCATGGATCCATACGTCAAGCGTGGTTGGGGCCGGTGCCAAGGATGCGGTGCGAGCGGAATCCGCCTCGCCCCACGGTTGCTCGAGCGTGGTGAATGTGTCGTAGAAATGCTGCAGTTGCGCGACAACCTTGGCGCGCACGTGATTGAGCTCGTCCAATTTGGTGCTCGCAGCGGACAGCTGCGCATCAACCTGCCGCTGCACCGCGATCAAAGTCTCCTCGGCCTTCGCCCTGGCCTGGGCTACCGTCTCGGCGGCGTCGCGTGCCGCCTGTTCACGCAGTTGGGCAATCTCACTCAGAGCTTGCTCACCCTGCGTCTCGACATCTTCGCGCAATTTGGTGGCCCGTTGATAGTCGAGCTGGGCTTCGGCGAGAATTCCAGCGGCGTTCTCCTCGGCGTCTGTCCGTATTAACTCGGCCATTCGACGGGCCTCACCGCGAATCTCGTCGGCCTCCACGCTGGCCGCATTGAGAATCGCAGACAGCCGATCACCCAGAAAGCCGATGTCGTCGGGGATGGCCGATGCCACCTCGGTGAACCGCGCCGACATTGCCTCCAGTTCGGCCTGCGACCTGCCCAACTGGTCGTGGAGGATCGCCATCCGCGACTCCCCCGCCCGGGCCACCGCTCGCAACTCGCCGACCTGACCGTCGGGTCGTTCCATTTGCCGTGACATTCGTTTGAGTGCAAAACCCACGGACTCACGCTCTTGTCGTTGCAGGTGCGCGTCGCTAGAGGCCACGCGCGGCAGCGTAACACACCCTAAGTCTTTTGCAGACTGCAAGTCTTTTTATCCCCCACTGTTAGCGGTTGTTGTGGATAAGTGCGTCCGAAGGTTTCGCCAAATCGCCTGGGAACCGCCTTGAGAGACCCCCTGGACGCCGCACCTTCGCGCCATACTGGCGCGGGAAAACTCAGCCGCACGATCTCTCGTCGCAGAGATCGGTTGGACACAGGCTCATAACCACCTTCACATTTCCCTCTCCTGGTGTCGCCGTAGTCCGGATGCCGGGATTCGACCCTGGTAACCGCCGATGACGTGCCAAGGCAATACGCTGACATCCTCAAGCTGTGACGGCGAGCCTCTAAGGAACCGCACAATCGGCGAAAGTTATGAGAGCCGTTCGATGATGGTGACGTTGGCGGTGCCGCCACCCTCACACATGGTCTGCAAGCCGTAGCGGCCCCCGACGCGCTCGAGCTCATTGAGCATGGTGGCGAACAGCTTGGCACCGGTGGCCCCGAGCGGGTGGCCGAGTGCGATGGCACCGCCGTTGGGGTTGACCTTGGCCGGGTCGGCCTTGGTCTCCTTGATCCAGGCCTGCACCACGGGCGCGAACGCCTCGTTGATCTCGACGACGTCGATATCGTCGATCGTCAGGCCGGTTTTGGCGAGGGCGTACTTGGTCGCCGGGATCGGACCGGTGAGCATGAACACCGGATCGGCGCCGCGGGCGCTGATGTGGTGGATGCGGGCCCGCGGGGTCAGCTTGTGGGTCTTGACGGCCTCTTCGCTGGCCAACAGCACCGCGCTGGAACCATCGGAGATCTGGCTGGCCATCGCGGCGGTCAGACGGCCGCCGTCGACCAAGGTCTTGAGCCCGGCCATCTTCTCCAGCGAGGTCTCGCGTGGCCCCTCATCGGTGCGGAAGCCCTCGACGTCGAGGATCTCGTTCTCGAAGTGGCCGGCCCGGATAGCGGCCTGAGCACGCTGGTGGCTGGTCAGTGCGAACTGCTCCATATCCTCGCGGGAAATGCCCCACTTCTCGGCGATCATCTCCGCGCCGCGGAACTGCGAAATCTCCTGATCGCCATAACGATGCAGCCAGCTCTTCGACTCGTTGGTCGGAGAGGTAAACCCGTACTGCTCACCGGCGGTCATCGCCGACGAGATCGGGATCTGGCTCATGTTCTGCATACCGCCGGCGACGATCAGGTCTGCCGTCCCGGACATGATCGCCTGCGCACCAAACGAAATCGCCTGCTGGCTGGAGCCGCACTGGCGGTCGACGGTAACGCCGGGCACCTCTTCGGGGAAGCCCGCCGCCAGCCACGACAACCGCGCGATATTGCCGGCCTGCGGGCCGATGGCATCCACACAACCGGCGATCACATCGTCGACCGCGCTGGGATCGACATCAACTCGCTCGAACAATCCACGCCATGCGATGGCACCCAGATCCACCGGGTGGACACCGGCAAGCGAACCGTTGCGCTTCCCAATCGCGGTGCGTACGGCGTCAATGACGTATGCCTGTGATGCGGGGGCCATGTCGATCTCCTTAATCAATTGTTAGGCACGGCTATGCCGCCCAGGACGATGGCGAGGTATTGGCGGCCGACTTCCTCGGCTGTCAGCGGTCCGCCTGGCTGATACCAACGCACGGACACCCACGTTGTGTCCCGGATGAACCGGTAGACCACGTCGACGTCGATATCCGGGCGGAAGTACCCCTGCTTGACACCCTCGTTGAGCAGGTCGAGCCACATCTTGCGTTGTTCCTTGTTGCGCACGTCGACGAAGTCGAACTGCGGCAGCGACGACAGCCGCTTGGCCTCGTCCTGGTAGATCACCACCTGCGCGTGCCGGTCTTCGATGGCCTCGAACGACGCCATGAACAAGCCCTTGAGCCGCTCCAGAGGATTGGGCTCGGTGCCGATGACCCGCTGGTAGCGCTCGAACAGCCAGTCCAGGAAGTCACGCAGGACCTCCTCGACCATCTGCTCCTTGCTTTTGAAGTGGTGGTAGAGGCTGCCGGACAGGATGCCCGCCGAGTCGGCGATATCGCGCACAGTGGTTGCGCGCAAACCGCGTTCGGCGAACATCGTTGCGGCGAGCACCAGAAGCTCGTCGCGACGACTGACCGGCGGCTCGGTCATGCGCGTTGGCTCGACACCGAAATGACTTCGCCGGTCAGGTAGCTCGAGTAGTCGCTGGCCAGGAAGGCGATGGTGGCCGCCACCTCCCACGGCTCGGCGGCGCGGCCGAATGCTTCGCCTTCCGACAGCCGGTCCAGTAGGTCGGCCGAGCTGGTCTTCTCGAGGAACTTGTGCCGCGCGATGCTCGGGGAGACCGCGTTGATACGCACCCCGTACTCGACGGCTTCGATTGCGCTACACCGTGTCAGCGCCATCACACCGGCCTTGGCCGCGGCATAGTGCGACTGCGAATGCTGGGCCCGCCACCCCAGGACGCTGGCATTGTTGACGATCACGCCGCCGTGGCCGGCGTCACGGAAATAACGCAGCGCCGCGCGAGTCGCGCGCATCACCGACGACAGCGTCACATTGAACACCCGGTCCCACTCGTCATCGGTCATATCGATCACCGGGGTCTGGCCGCCAAGTCCGGCATTGTTCACCAGAACATCGAGACGGCCGGCCTTCTCGACGGTCGACGCGATCAACGCGTCCACCGCCATTGTCGACGTCACGTCACAGACCACCGCGTCGACCTTGCCGAGGCCGAGGCCAGCCAGTGCGTCTCGGGTCTCGCCCAGGCGGCGTTCGTGGTAGTCGGAGATCACGACGTCCGCACCCTCGAGAAGAGCCCGGCGCGCGGTCGTGGAGCCGATGCCGGTGCCGGCCGCTGCGGTGACCAGCACGACCTTGCCCTTGAGCAGGCCGTGGCCCTCAATCTCGTTGGGGACCTCCGACAATGACGCCACTAGCCCTTCACCTCTCTCGGCAGACCGAGCACCCGCTCGGCGATGATGTTGCGCTGAATCTCGTTGGAGCCGCCGTAGATCGTGTCCGAGCGGGAGAACAGGTACAGCCGCTGCCACTCGTCGAATTCCCCGTCGGACAGCAGCAGGCCGGAGCGACCCTTGATATCCATCGCGAGCTCGCCGAGATCGCGATGCCAGTTGGCCCACAACAACTTCGACACGTTGTCCTGGCCGGGTTGTTCGACATCCATCGTCGCCATCGCATAGGACCGCATTGTCTGCAGCCCGGCCCAGGACCGGACCAGCCGCTCCCGGATCAGCGGATCCTCGATCGCGCCGGTGGTCTTGGCCAGTTCGGTGATACCGGAAAGCTCACGGGCATAACGGATCTGCTGACCCAGTGTGGACACCCCACGCTCGAAGGTCAGCGTTCCCATCGCCACCCGCCAGCCGTCGCCCGGCTCGCCAACCACCAGGTTGGCGTCGGTGCGCGCATCGGTGAAGAACACCTCGTTGAATTCCGAGTCGCCGGTCAGCTGGATGATCGGGCGGATCTCCACGCCCGGCTGATCCAGCGGCACCAGCAGGTAGGACAACCCGGCGTGGCGCTTGGAGCCCTTCTCGGTACGGGCCACCACGAAGCACCACTGCGCCCAGTGCGCCAGTGATGTCCACACCTTCTGGCCATTGATGAGCCACTGCCCACTCTCCTCATCCAGGACGGCCGCCGTGGACACGTTGGCCAGATCACTGCCCGCGCCCGGCTCCGAATATCCCTGAGACCACAGCTCGGTGACATCGAGGATCTTGGGCAGGAACCGCTGCTGCTGTTCGGGCGTGCCGAATGCGATCAGGGTGGGCCCGAGCAGTTCCTCGCCTAAGTGGTTGACCTTGTCGGGGGCGTTGGCTTTTGCGTACTCCTCGTAGAACGCCACCCGGTGCGCGACGGACAGGCCGCGGCCGCCGTGCTCGACCGGCCAGCCCAGGCAGGTCAGGCCCGCCGCTGCCAGATGCCGGTTCCACGCGAGACGCTCTTCGAAGGCTTCATGCTCCCGACCCGGGCCGCCGAGGCCCTTGAGCGCGGCATATTCACCGACGAGATTGTCGGCCAGCCACTCGCGGACCTCCGCCCGGAACTCCTCGACCGTGATCACCCTTGTAGGCTAACCTACCAAGCACTTGCTTTGTTAGCCCGGGCGACGCTTCGCCGGGCGATCACATTCATAGGAGTCTCGATGACGAGCCAACCGCGCACCACACCTGGGGTGCTCGACCGGATGGCAGTCGACTTCGCCGACCACGACGCCCTCGTCACCGAAGATCGCACTCTCACCTTCGCCGGCCTGCGCGACGAGGTTCGCCGCGCCGCGGCGGCACTGATCGGCGCTGGCGTGCTCCCCGGCGATCGAGTGGCGATCTGGTCGCCGAACACCTGGCACTGGGCGATCGCCTGCCTGGCCATCCAGTACGCCGGCGGCGTGATGGTGCCATTGAACACCCGCTACACCGCCGCCGAGGCGTCCGACATCCTCGCTCGCACCGCGGCGCCGCTGCTGTTCGGGATGGGCCAGTTCCTCGGTGCCGACCGCGTGGGCGACCTCGACCGCGCCAAGCTGCCCGAGTTGCGGCACATCGTCGGCATCCCCATCGACGAACAGGACGGCACCTGGGACGAGTTCCTTGCCGGTCCGCAAGCAGACCTGTCGGAGGTAGACGCGCGCGCGGCGGCGGTGCGCCCCGATGATCCGTCCGACGTCCTGTTCACTTCGGGCACCACCGGGCGCAGCAAAGGTGTGCTGTGCGCACACCGGCAGTCACTCGCCGCGCCGGCCGCGTGGGCGGAGTGCGGTCAGCTCACCAGCGCCGACCGCTATCTCTGCATCAACCCGTTCTTCCACAACTTCGGCTACAAGGCCGGCATCCTGGCCTGCCTGCAGACCGGCGCCACCTTGATCCCCCAACTCACCTTCGACCCTGAACAGGCCATGCGGGTGATCGCCGACAAGCGCATCACCGTCGTGCCTGGCCCGCCGACGATCTTCCAGACGCTGCTGGACCATCCGGCCCGCAAGAACTACGACTTGAGCTCGCTGCGCTTCGCGGTGACCGGTGCGGCGACAGTGCCTGTCGTGCTGATCGAACGGATGCAGGCCGAGCTCGATTTCGACATCGTGCTCACCGCCTACGGACTCACCGAAGCCAACGGCTTCGGCACGATGTGCCGCGCCGACGATGACGCCGTCACCGTCGCGACCACCTGCGGGCGCCCGATCGCCGACTTCGACTTACGAATCGACTCCCCCGACGAGGCCGGCGCCGGCGAGGTGCTGCTGCGCGGGCCCAACGTGATGCTCGGCTACCTCGACGATCCGGTCGCCACCGCCGCGGCGATCGACGCCGACGGATGGCTGCACACCGGCGATGTCGGCACCGTCGACGAGGCGGGGAACCTCCGCATCACCGACCGCCTCAAGGACATGTACATCTGCGGCGGCTTCAATGTCTACCCCGCCGAGATCGAGCAGGTGCTGGCCCGCCTCGACGGTGTGGCCGACGCCGCGGTGATCGGCGTTCCCGACGATCGCCTCGGCGAAGTCGGGCGGGCATTCATCGTCCGCCGCGATGGCAGCGACCTCGACGAGCAAGCCGTCATCGACTACGCCAAGAAACACCTGGCCAATTTCAAGACCCCGCGCTCGGTGGTCTTCGTGGCGACCCTGCCACGAAACCCTGGCGGCAAAGTGGTCAAACCCACACTGCGAGAGATGGTTTGATGGATCTGCGCTACGACGACGCCACCGAAGAGTTCCGCAATGAGGTGCGCACCTTCTTGTCGGCCAAGTCCGACTCGTTCCCGACGAAGTCTTATGACACCGCCGAGGGATTCGAGCAACACCGGGTTTGGGATCGCGTCCTGTTCGACGCCGGCCTCTCGGTGATCACCTGGCCCGAGAAATACGGCGGCCGCGACGCGAGCCTGCTGCAGTGGGTGGTCTACGAGGAGGAGTACTTCCGCGCCGGGGCGCCGGGACGGGCCAGCGCCAACGGCACGTCGATGCTCGCGCCGACGCTGTTCGCGCACGGCACCGACGAACAGCTGGACCGGGTGCTGCCGAAAATGGCCAGCGGCGAAGAGATCTGGGCCCAAGCCTGGTCGGAGCCGGAGTCCGGCAGCGACCTTGCCTCCCTACGCTCGACAGCCACCCAGACCGACGGCGGCTGGCTGCTCAACGGCCAGAAGATCTGGAGCTCGCGGGCAGTCTTCGGCGAGCGGGGATTCGGACTGTTCCGGTCCGACCCCGAGGCCCAACGCCATAAGGGCTTGACCTACTTCATGTTCGACCTCAAGGCCGACGGCGTCACAGTCCGCCCGATCGCCCAGCTCGGCGGGGACACCGGGTTCGGCGAGATCTTCTTCGACAACGTGTTCGTTCCCGATGCCGATGTCATCGGCGGCGTGCACGACGGCTGGCGCGCGGCGATGAGCACGTCGAGCAACGAGCGCGGTATGTCCCTGCGCAGCCCCGCTCGCTTCCTCGCGCCCGCCGAGCGGCTGGTGTCGCAGTGGCGTGATCGGGGGTCCGACCCGGCGTTCGCCGATCGGGTGGCCGACGCCTGGATCAAGGCACAGGCCTACCGGTTGCACACCTTCGGCACGGTGACCCGGGTCGCTGGCGGCGGTGAACTGGGTGCTGAGTCGTCGGTGACCAAGGTGTTCTGGTCCGAGCTCGACGTAGCCCTGCATCAGGCTGCGCTGGAGCTTCGCGGTGCCGACGCCGAACTCGCCGACGGCTGGACCGATGGTCTGCTGTTCGCGCTCGGTGGCCCGATCTACGCCGGCACCAACGAGATTCAGCGCAATATCATCGCCGAGCGGTTGCTCGGACTGCCCCGAGAAAGCTCAGCCAGCGCAGGAGCGAAGAAATGAAATTCGCACTCGACGAACAGCAGCGGGATTTCGCCGCCAGTATCGATGCCGCGCTGGGGGCTGCCGACGTACCGGGTGCCGTCCGCGCCTGGGCCGAGGGTGACACCACCCCTGCCCGCAAGGTGTGGTCGGCGCTGACCGACCTGGGTGTGACCGCGTTGGCGGTGCCCGAGAAATACGACGGCATCGAGGCACATCCCGTCGACCTGGTGGTGGCGCTGGAACGGCTGGGCCGCTGGAATGTGCCCGGCCCGGTTGCCGAATCCATTGCGGTGGCACCGATCCTCCTGGTTGACGACGAGCGCTCCGCCGCTTTGGCCGCCGGGGAATTGATCGCGACGGTCGCACTGCCGCCGGCGGTGCCGCGCGCCGTCAACGCCGACTTCGCCGGGCTGACTCTCCTGGCGCAGGACGGCCGGGTCAGCGACGCCGCCGTCGGCGACGGACACGAATCGGTCGACCCCAGCCGACGGCTGTTCGACGTCGCCGCCACCGGCGAGGCTCGCGACGCCGATGTCGCGCGAGCGTACGAATTCGGTGCACTGGCCACCGCCGCCCAACTGGTCGGCGCCGGCCAGGCCATGCTCGACATGGCGGTCGAATACGCCAAGCAGCGCAGCCAATTCGGCCGCATCATCGGCAGCTACCAGGCGCTCAAGCACACGCTGGCCGATGTTCACATCGCCGTGGAACTGGCTCGTCCCCTCGTCTACGGCGCGGCACTGTCGCTGGCCGACGGATCTCCGGATACCGCGCGGGATGTGAGCGCGGCCAAGGCCGCCGCCTCGGATGCGGCACTGCTGGCCGCGCGGTCGTCGCTGCAGACGCACGGCGCCATCGGGTACACCTCCGAACACGATCTGTCGCTGTGGCTGCTGCGAGTGCAGGCGCTGCATTCGGCGTGGGGCGATCCGACCAGTCATCGACGTCGAGTGTTGGAGGCGCTGGCATGA
This window contains:
- a CDS encoding acyl-CoA dehydrogenase family protein, translated to MDLRYDDATEEFRNEVRTFLSAKSDSFPTKSYDTAEGFEQHRVWDRVLFDAGLSVITWPEKYGGRDASLLQWVVYEEEYFRAGAPGRASANGTSMLAPTLFAHGTDEQLDRVLPKMASGEEIWAQAWSEPESGSDLASLRSTATQTDGGWLLNGQKIWSSRAVFGERGFGLFRSDPEAQRHKGLTYFMFDLKADGVTVRPIAQLGGDTGFGEIFFDNVFVPDADVIGGVHDGWRAAMSTSSNERGMSLRSPARFLAPAERLVSQWRDRGSDPAFADRVADAWIKAQAYRLHTFGTVTRVAGGGELGAESSVTKVFWSELDVALHQAALELRGADAELADGWTDGLLFALGGPIYAGTNEIQRNIIAERLLGLPRESSASAGAKK
- the ipdE1 gene encoding acyl-CoA dehydrogenase IpdE1 gives rise to the protein MITVEEFRAEVREWLADNLVGEYAALKGLGGPGREHEAFEERLAWNRHLAAAGLTCLGWPVEHGGRGLSVAHRVAFYEEYAKANAPDKVNHLGEELLGPTLIAFGTPEQQQRFLPKILDVTELWSQGYSEPGAGSDLANVSTAAVLDEESGQWLINGQKVWTSLAHWAQWCFVVARTEKGSKRHAGLSYLLVPLDQPGVEIRPIIQLTGDSEFNEVFFTDARTDANLVVGEPGDGWRVAMGTLTFERGVSTLGQQIRYARELSGITELAKTTGAIEDPLIRERLVRSWAGLQTMRSYAMATMDVEQPGQDNVSKLLWANWHRDLGELAMDIKGRSGLLLSDGEFDEWQRLYLFSRSDTIYGGSNEIQRNIIAERVLGLPREVKG
- the fadD3 gene encoding 3-((3aS,4S,7aS)-7a-methyl-1,5-dioxo-octahydro-1H-inden-4-yl)propanoate--CoA ligase FadD3, yielding MTSQPRTTPGVLDRMAVDFADHDALVTEDRTLTFAGLRDEVRRAAAALIGAGVLPGDRVAIWSPNTWHWAIACLAIQYAGGVMVPLNTRYTAAEASDILARTAAPLLFGMGQFLGADRVGDLDRAKLPELRHIVGIPIDEQDGTWDEFLAGPQADLSEVDARAAAVRPDDPSDVLFTSGTTGRSKGVLCAHRQSLAAPAAWAECGQLTSADRYLCINPFFHNFGYKAGILACLQTGATLIPQLTFDPEQAMRVIADKRITVVPGPPTIFQTLLDHPARKNYDLSSLRFAVTGAATVPVVLIERMQAELDFDIVLTAYGLTEANGFGTMCRADDDAVTVATTCGRPIADFDLRIDSPDEAGAGEVLLRGPNVMLGYLDDPVATAAAIDADGWLHTGDVGTVDEAGNLRITDRLKDMYICGGFNVYPAEIEQVLARLDGVADAAVIGVPDDRLGEVGRAFIVRRDGSDLDEQAVIDYAKKHLANFKTPRSVVFVATLPRNPGGKVVKPTLREMV
- a CDS encoding acyl-CoA dehydrogenase, giving the protein MKFALDEQQRDFAASIDAALGAADVPGAVRAWAEGDTTPARKVWSALTDLGVTALAVPEKYDGIEAHPVDLVVALERLGRWNVPGPVAESIAVAPILLVDDERSAALAAGELIATVALPPAVPRAVNADFAGLTLLAQDGRVSDAAVGDGHESVDPSRRLFDVAATGEARDADVARAYEFGALATAAQLVGAGQAMLDMAVEYAKQRSQFGRIIGSYQALKHTLADVHIAVELARPLVYGAALSLADGSPDTARDVSAAKAAASDAALLAARSSLQTHGAIGYTSEHDLSLWLLRVQALHSAWGDPTSHRRRVLEALA